The Apibacter raozihei genome contains a region encoding:
- a CDS encoding ATP-dependent nuclease — protein sequence MNIKNIKIQNFRNFKDFSIDFSEGFQTIIGENNVGKSNLYWAIRLVLDRELSYNSRKLELKDFHNYKNSITINDYVLISIELFSENLASFPTFHAFKTSDTTAQITYVYAHRSKFNEDDATPEEIELNDFNWRLFAGNQTLNLEYLVSRSAQITFRDLEGINLYYINAFRNINSDLHGNTKSLLSRYCQSRENAEEELESIQTILQQSSTDLNKLLFIPNLSETIQKKGIDIAGQYFSFPVAISFLSNYNTDAWNQLNLFFCPEENNNIPIQVLGLGQKNILYLSLFIAELENSSKQHEINLLLIEEPEAHLHPQLQKILFANLNGLKTTQVFMTSHSTHIASDCDYKNLNILYRNKEKEVKSFSPFGNGLLTDRESKLLKRYLDATRSEMFFASAIIYVEGVGEQFVIPSIAKEVYGINLTEHNISVIPIHSRFFDPYLKIVQDSNLEIPAVAIIDGDSTELKEDDTETTAVANAKELEVTDRVVVMSGENTFEIDLFPNVETNNIYLKTCFENLNHKKSFENLINATKDEEENWSIGLIKRIDQTVMKGRFAQELSLLIDKDFQVPEYIEKAILHIAKCKNIEVNNAK from the coding sequence ATGAACATTAAAAATATTAAAATTCAAAACTTTAGAAATTTTAAAGACTTTTCAATTGACTTTTCAGAAGGGTTTCAAACAATTATAGGAGAAAATAATGTTGGAAAGAGCAATCTTTATTGGGCTATTAGACTTGTACTTGACAGAGAACTATCTTATAATTCGAGAAAATTAGAACTCAAGGATTTTCACAATTACAAGAATTCTATTACAATTAATGATTATGTACTGATTTCAATTGAGCTTTTTAGCGAAAATCTTGCATCTTTTCCCACTTTTCATGCATTTAAAACAAGTGATACTACCGCACAGATTACCTATGTATATGCTCACAGAAGCAAGTTTAATGAAGATGATGCTACTCCAGAAGAAATTGAGTTAAATGACTTTAATTGGCGTTTATTTGCAGGAAATCAGACTCTCAACCTAGAATATTTGGTAAGTAGATCAGCACAAATAACTTTTAGGGATTTAGAAGGAATAAATCTTTATTATATAAATGCTTTCCGTAATATAAATTCAGATTTGCACGGTAATACAAAGTCGTTATTAAGTAGATATTGCCAATCAAGAGAAAATGCAGAAGAAGAGCTTGAAAGTATTCAGACAATCTTACAACAATCATCTACTGATTTGAATAAATTACTTTTTATTCCTAATTTATCTGAAACGATACAAAAAAAAGGTATTGATATAGCAGGCCAATATTTCTCTTTTCCAGTAGCAATTAGTTTTCTCTCAAATTATAATACTGATGCTTGGAATCAGTTAAATTTATTTTTTTGCCCTGAAGAAAACAATAATATTCCTATTCAAGTTTTAGGATTAGGACAAAAAAATATTTTATATTTGAGTTTATTTATTGCTGAATTAGAAAATTCAAGTAAACAACACGAAATAAACCTTTTACTTATTGAAGAGCCAGAAGCACATCTTCATCCTCAATTACAAAAAATACTTTTTGCAAATTTGAACGGATTGAAGACAACCCAAGTTTTTATGACATCACACTCTACCCATATAGCAAGTGATTGTGATTACAAAAACTTAAATATTCTATACAGAAATAAAGAAAAAGAAGTCAAATCCTTTTCACCATTTGGAAATGGTCTTTTAACCGACAGAGAGAGTAAATTGCTTAAACGTTATTTAGATGCTACGAGAAGTGAAATGTTTTTTGCTTCCGCGATTATTTATGTTGAGGGTGTAGGCGAACAGTTTGTAATTCCTTCAATTGCTAAGGAAGTTTATGGTATTAATTTGACTGAACACAACATCTCAGTAATTCCTATTCACAGCAGGTTTTTTGACCCATATTTAAAAATCGTGCAAGATTCAAATCTTGAGATTCCTGCAGTTGCTATTATTGATGGGGATAGCACAGAACTAAAAGAAGACGATACGGAAACTACAGCTGTTGCAAATGCTAAAGAACTTGAAGTAACAGATAGGGTTGTAGTTATGTCAGGAGAAAATACATTCGAAATTGATTTATTTCCGAATGTAGAAACGAATAATATTTATTTGAAAACTTGTTTTGAAAATTTGAATCATAAAAAATCATTTGAAAATTTAATTAATGCAACTAAAGACGAAGAAGAAAATTGGTCAATAGGATTAATTAAGCGAATAGACCAAACAGTAATGAAAGGAAGATTTGCCCAAGAATTAAGCTTATTAATTGATAAAGACTTCCAAGTCCCTGAATATATTGAAAAAGCAATTTTACATATTGCTAAATGTAAAAATATTGAAGTAAACAATGCTAAATGA
- a CDS encoding LOG family protein, producing MSIKRFKNFIKSESEFKSYISKSIYFKDIVVQNINFVNFPVDWKIYTFKNTIFINCELPQEDFVFLVMQGVFVYPKFKSLPYKPARRSLYTWKELMAKEDGETLTCDEKIYIHFNTTRFNPPMDDALAQRIHDYSIDSSLRELLLFDDEGMTEKKAVGFMGGHSMDRTSEFYIKTAKAARLLAESGYYIVTGGGPGIMEAANFGAYMANYTEADFYKALAILSDVKKTNPEQPEYLAENYLEQALRVLELYPEGNGNLAIPTWFYGHEPSNVFASHIAKYFSNSIREDILLAVCLYGVVYAPGSAGTTQEIFQEATQNHYGTYGYYSPMVFFGKKRYVEDTSLYSTLHQLAKGMEYKNLLFLTDHPEEVLEYIKAHPPKKK from the coding sequence ATGAGTATCAAAAGGTTTAAAAACTTTATAAAGTCAGAAAGTGAATTTAAGAGTTACATTTCTAAAAGTATCTATTTTAAAGATATAGTTGTTCAGAATATAAATTTTGTCAACTTTCCGGTTGACTGGAAAATCTATACTTTCAAAAATACCATTTTTATAAATTGTGAACTGCCGCAGGAAGATTTTGTGTTTTTGGTGATGCAGGGAGTTTTTGTTTACCCGAAGTTTAAGTCATTGCCATATAAACCGGCCCGTCGGTCGCTATATACATGGAAAGAACTGATGGCTAAAGAAGATGGAGAAACTTTGACCTGCGATGAAAAAATTTATATCCATTTTAATACTACCCGTTTTAACCCGCCAATGGATGACGCATTGGCACAGAGGATTCATGATTATAGTATAGACAGCAGCCTCAGAGAGCTTTTATTGTTTGATGATGAGGGAATGACCGAAAAGAAGGCCGTAGGCTTCATGGGAGGGCATAGTATGGACCGTACTTCCGAATTTTATATTAAGACTGCTAAAGCAGCCCGTCTGCTTGCAGAAAGCGGTTATTATATCGTTACCGGAGGAGGTCCCGGAATTATGGAAGCTGCAAATTTCGGAGCTTATATGGCTAATTATACCGAAGCCGATTTTTATAAGGCTTTGGCTATTCTTTCGGATGTAAAGAAAACAAACCCTGAACAGCCGGAATATCTGGCAGAAAATTATCTGGAACAGGCACTCAGGGTTTTAGAGCTATATCCGGAAGGAAACGGAAACCTGGCTATTCCTACCTGGTTTTACGGGCATGAGCCCAGCAATGTATTTGCTTCACATATTGCCAAGTATTTTTCTAATAGTATACGGGAAGATATTCTTCTGGCGGTATGTTTGTACGGTGTGGTATATGCACCGGGTAGTGCCGGAACTACTCAGGAAATTTTTCAGGAAGCCACCCAGAATCATTACGGAACTTATGGCTATTATAGCCCCATGGTCTTTTTTGGTAAAAAAAGATACGTAGAAGATACTTCTCTTTATTCAACCTTGCATCAGCTAGCTAAAGGTATGGAATACAAGAATTTACTTTTTCTTACCGACCATCCTGAAGAGGTTTTGGAGTATATAAAAGCTCATCCACCGAAAAAAAAGTGA
- a CDS encoding DUF3871 family protein, translated as MIRFLCKVYNLFIQANKSSYIDTFLERNVNAFEFNESIDKAISGNSNYHWFLS; from the coding sequence ATGATAAGATTTTTATGTAAAGTGTATAACTTGTTTATCCAAGCCAATAAATCCAGTTATATTGATACGTTTCTGGAAAGGAATGTAAATGCTTTTGAGTTTAACGAGAGCATTGATAAAGCTATCAGTGGTAATTCGAACTATCATTGGTTTTTGAGTTAG
- a CDS encoding UvrD-helicase domain-containing protein produces the protein MLNDKQCRVVYDLTGNTIVSASPGSGKTKTLVARAQHKLETIPFHKSLALITYTNAGADEIAYRLADQDYKVFIGTIHRFCLEFILRPFGWIFNWHKPRVVTYNELNEFIEENKTLDLGSSPLDELNKIKKTLDGNLDTTVVWNNLTDIQTVANAFYDFLQNRKAIDFNEILYRSYKIIKEKDFVISSLANKFYEISIDEFQDTNIYQYEILKAIQQKKICTFFMVGDEKQRIYRFAGAIDNAFKRASLDFDAPIEILEVNYRSTSNIINTYSSLFENHPELINESEYKSIDYKVIFQQTKKDDHNTIVKNYIEYLVNKGNIEPSEIAILSLQWRDALSVSKALRNKFRIVGLGALPHKSLNNSTFNLVRCLSRFSHSITVKSLRIIRRAIELHVLENNLTISNTEFNYITNSLISKFGQIDNSLSLKDGIFELQKVFDIIFKVSHSAFDELLYLLDDDEAEQWTFEKYIETLSGVAGITINTIHQAKGLEYKVVILNQINENKIPYQMYLGQQNGNYIYEDLTEESIEDGRTLLYVGLSRAQAVLVILHNWKPSMFIQTLKSVNT, from the coding sequence ATGCTAAATGACAAGCAGTGTAGAGTAGTTTATGATTTAACTGGCAACACAATTGTTAGTGCATCTCCTGGTTCGGGAAAAACAAAAACACTTGTTGCAAGAGCACAGCATAAGTTGGAAACAATTCCATTTCACAAATCATTAGCTTTAATTACATATACAAACGCAGGCGCAGATGAAATTGCCTACCGTTTAGCAGACCAAGATTACAAAGTTTTCATTGGTACAATACACCGTTTCTGTTTAGAATTTATTTTACGTCCATTTGGGTGGATTTTTAATTGGCATAAGCCGAGAGTGGTTACTTATAATGAATTAAATGAATTTATTGAGGAAAATAAGACTTTAGATTTAGGAAGTAGCCCATTAGATGAGTTAAACAAAATAAAAAAAACACTTGATGGAAATTTAGATACAACAGTTGTTTGGAATAATTTAACAGATATACAAACAGTAGCAAATGCTTTTTATGATTTTCTTCAAAACAGGAAAGCTATTGATTTTAATGAAATATTATATCGTTCTTATAAAATCATAAAAGAAAAAGATTTTGTAATAAGTTCTCTTGCAAATAAATTTTATGAAATTTCAATTGACGAATTTCAAGATACAAATATTTATCAATATGAAATACTAAAAGCAATTCAACAGAAAAAAATATGTACATTTTTTATGGTTGGAGATGAAAAACAAAGAATTTATCGATTTGCAGGCGCTATTGATAATGCGTTTAAAAGAGCTTCTCTTGACTTTGATGCTCCAATTGAAATTTTGGAAGTAAACTATCGCTCAACAAGTAATATAATTAATACATATTCTTCGTTATTCGAAAACCACCCCGAATTGATAAACGAATCAGAATATAAATCAATTGATTATAAAGTAATTTTTCAGCAAACAAAAAAAGACGACCATAATACAATTGTTAAAAATTATATTGAATATTTAGTAAATAAAGGGAATATTGAGCCATCTGAAATTGCAATTCTTTCATTACAATGGAGAGATGCGTTAAGTGTAAGTAAAGCACTTAGAAACAAATTTCGTATTGTTGGTTTAGGAGCATTGCCTCATAAAAGTTTAAATAACTCAACATTTAATTTGGTTCGTTGCCTTAGTAGGTTTTCTCATTCAATTACCGTAAAGAGTTTAAGAATAATTCGCAGAGCCATTGAATTACATGTTTTAGAAAATAACCTGACTATTAGCAACACAGAGTTTAACTATATTACAAATTCTCTTATCTCAAAATTCGGACAAATTGATAATAGTCTTTCTTTAAAAGATGGTATTTTTGAACTTCAAAAAGTTTTTGATATAATTTTTAAAGTTTCACATTCAGCATTTGATGAATTATTGTACTTACTTGATGATGATGAAGCTGAGCAATGGACTTTTGAAAAATATATTGAAACATTATCAGGAGTAGCTGGGATTACAATAAACACAATCCACCAAGCAAAGGGTTTGGAATACAAAGTTGTTATTCTTAACCAAATAAACGAAAACAAAATTCCATACCAAATGTATTTGGGACAGCAAAATGGTAATTATATTTATGAGGATTTAACAGAAGAAAGTATAGAGGATGGAAGAACACTTTTATATGTTGGTTTGAGCCGAGCTCAGGCAGTTTTAGTCATTTTACACAATTGGAAGCCTTCAATGTTTATTCAGACTTTAAAGTCTGTAAATACTTAA
- the lpxK gene encoding tetraacyldisaccharide 4'-kinase, producing MKIFLYPFSGLYWLVTYIRNKFFDWGIYRSKTYRKPVIAVGNLSVGGTGKSPFVIYLIDLLKDKYLIGIMSRGYGRKTKGYQFANYETGFEDIGDEPMQFFERFRNKIVVGVDEKRAEGIDHLINDFNPEMFILDDAFQHRYVKADLYILLTDYFKPYYEDKILPVGRLREGKYGAKRAHIVVVTKCPEVVTEEDKKVIERKLKLQPYQALFFSKIVYEQKVKSFSFTLNIDEISHYKVLLVTGIAKYEEILEFSHSQFAYVKHLQYKDHHNFSESDIEDIENAYQNIKGDSIILTTEKDYMRLKHFQQLKNNLFYLPINIELDRPEEFNALVFDFLNRKTNG from the coding sequence ATGAAAATATTTTTATATCCTTTTTCCGGTTTATACTGGTTAGTAACCTATATCAGAAACAAATTCTTTGACTGGGGTATTTATCGTTCCAAAACCTACAGGAAGCCTGTTATTGCAGTAGGCAACCTAAGTGTAGGAGGAACCGGTAAATCGCCTTTTGTGATTTACCTTATCGATCTGCTCAAGGATAAGTATCTTATCGGGATAATGAGCAGGGGGTACGGCAGAAAAACCAAAGGCTATCAATTTGCAAATTACGAAACCGGTTTTGAAGATATTGGTGATGAGCCTATGCAGTTTTTCGAACGCTTCCGTAACAAAATTGTAGTGGGGGTTGATGAGAAAAGAGCGGAAGGTATTGACCACCTGATTAATGATTTTAATCCGGAGATGTTTATTCTTGACGATGCGTTTCAGCATAGATATGTAAAAGCTGATTTGTATATCTTGCTTACGGATTATTTTAAACCTTATTATGAGGATAAAATCTTACCGGTGGGCAGGCTTCGCGAAGGTAAATACGGAGCAAAGCGCGCACATATCGTGGTAGTAACCAAATGTCCGGAAGTAGTTACCGAGGAAGATAAAAAAGTGATTGAGCGAAAGCTGAAACTTCAGCCCTATCAGGCGTTATTTTTTTCTAAGATTGTGTATGAACAGAAAGTAAAATCTTTCAGTTTTACACTTAATATTGATGAGATTTCTCACTACAAGGTTCTTCTGGTAACGGGGATAGCCAAATATGAAGAAATTCTGGAATTTTCACATTCTCAATTTGCTTATGTAAAACATCTTCAATATAAAGATCATCATAATTTTTCCGAATCGGATATTGAAGATATTGAAAATGCCTATCAGAATATAAAAGGTGATAGCATCATACTTACCACAGAAAAAGACTATATGCGATTAAAGCATTTCCAACAGCTTAAAAATAATCTGTTTTATCTGCCTATTAATATAGAGCTGGACAGACCGGAGGAATTTAATGCTTTGGTGTTTGATTTTCTGAACCGTAAGACAAACGGATAA
- the murB gene encoding UDP-N-acetylmuramate dehydrogenase — translation MHIEENKDIKELTTFGVPAYCRFFCEITSMQELEEALAFAQEKELPILMVGGGSNILFAKSWEGLAIHIALKGIREEKPDDNHQVLVTASAGENWHSFVQYCINKNYGGLENLSLIPGNAGTSPMQNIGAYGVEIKDHFYSLKALNIQTCAIETFSNKDCRFGYRDSYFKNEGKNRYVILEVTYRLTSENHHIVTDYGSIKEELLKQGISEPSIKEVSEAVIAIRNNKLPNPKVTGNAGSFFKNPLLPVQQFNSLKEIYPEMPHYEAPENQVKVPAGWLIEKAGWKGKRVGNAGVHDKQALVLVNYGNAGGMEIYNLSENIIRDVNKIFNIHLQREVNIII, via the coding sequence ATTCATATCGAGGAAAATAAAGATATAAAAGAACTGACTACTTTCGGAGTTCCGGCTTACTGTCGTTTTTTCTGTGAAATTACCTCGATGCAGGAGTTGGAAGAAGCTTTAGCTTTTGCACAAGAAAAAGAATTGCCTATTCTCATGGTAGGGGGCGGTAGCAATATTCTTTTTGCTAAATCCTGGGAGGGATTGGCCATTCATATAGCCTTAAAGGGAATACGTGAAGAAAAACCGGACGATAACCATCAGGTTTTAGTTACGGCCAGCGCCGGTGAAAATTGGCACTCTTTCGTACAATATTGTATAAATAAAAACTACGGAGGGTTAGAAAACCTTTCCCTGATTCCTGGAAATGCAGGTACTTCTCCTATGCAGAATATAGGAGCTTACGGAGTAGAAATTAAAGATCATTTTTATTCATTAAAAGCCTTAAATATTCAAACCTGTGCTATAGAAACTTTTTCAAACAAAGACTGCAGGTTTGGTTACAGAGATTCTTATTTTAAAAATGAAGGAAAAAACCGTTATGTAATTCTGGAAGTCACGTATCGTCTTACCAGTGAAAATCATCATATTGTAACAGATTACGGTTCCATAAAAGAAGAATTGCTGAAACAAGGCATATCCGAACCTTCTATTAAAGAAGTAAGTGAGGCTGTAATTGCTATCCGTAATAATAAACTTCCGAATCCTAAAGTTACCGGTAATGCAGGTAGTTTTTTTAAAAACCCCCTGTTGCCAGTTCAGCAGTTTAACAGCCTAAAAGAAATATATCCTGAGATGCCCCATTACGAAGCACCTGAAAATCAGGTGAAAGTTCCGGCCGGATGGTTAATTGAAAAAGCCGGATGGAAAGGTAAAAGAGTAGGCAACGCCGGGGTACATGACAAACAGGCTTTAGTACTGGTTAACTATGGAAATGCCGGGGGAATGGAAATATACAATCTCTCAGAAAACATAATCAGGGATGTTAATAAAATTTTTAATATTCATTTACAAAGAGAGGTAAATATTATCATATAA
- a CDS encoding helix-turn-helix domain-containing protein: MNTETAPKKVHQGRNIKRLREMLGIKQESLAFDLGVSQATVSDYEQKELLEDKILEKVSQALKVPVEAIKNMTDEATVNYINTFNDSANGNFNNYSCTFNPLDKVVELYERMLKDREELIEKLSK; encoded by the coding sequence ATGAATACAGAGACAGCACCTAAGAAAGTACACCAGGGAAGAAATATTAAAAGACTAAGAGAAATGCTTGGAATTAAGCAGGAATCTTTAGCTTTTGATTTAGGTGTTAGTCAGGCAACTGTATCGGATTATGAACAAAAGGAATTGTTGGAAGATAAGATACTTGAAAAAGTTTCTCAGGCATTAAAAGTTCCTGTAGAAGCGATTAAAAACATGACTGATGAAGCTACAGTAAATTACATCAATACTTTTAATGATAGTGCTAATGGAAATTTCAATAACTACAGTTGCACATTTAATCCTCTTGACAAAGTTGTTGAACTTTATGAGCGAATGCTTAAAGATAGGGAAGAATTGATTGAAAAGCTGTCTAAATAA